In Aquipuribacter hungaricus, the genomic stretch TCGTCCCAGGTGCGGGACCCGAGCCGGACGTGGCCCTCCGGCAGCCGGAGCAGCCCCGCCAGCAGCCGCAGCGCCGTCGACTTGCCCGCCCCGTTCGGGCCCAGCAGCGCGAGCGTCCGCCCGGGCGGGACGACCAGGTCCAGGTCGAGGTCCCAGCCGTCGCGCCGCAGCCGCAGCCGCGCGTCCAGCCCGTCGGACCCGTCCAGCCCCCCGGTCCCGTCGATGCCGTCGGTCCGGTCCGGCCCGTCGCTCACCGGAGCGCCCCGACCCAGCGGTCCCGCAGGCCGACGAGCACCGCGACCGACACCGCGAGCAGCACCAGCGACAGCGCGACCGCCGCGTCCGGGTCGGTCTCCAGCAGCACGTACACCGACAGCGGCACCGTGCGCGTCACCCCGGGGAAGCTGCCGGCGAAGGTCACCGTGGCACCGAACTCCCCCAGCGCGCGGGCGAAGCAGAGGACGGCCCCGGCCACGACGCCCGGGGCGACGAGCGGCAGCGTGACGTGCGTGAGCACCCGCCACCGCGAGGCGCCGAGCGTCGCGGCCACGGCCTCGTAGCGGCGGTCGGCCCCCCGCAGCGCGCCCTCGACCGCGACCACGAGGAACGGCAGCGAGACGAACACCTGGGCGAGCACGACCGCGGCCGTCGTGAACGGCAGCCGGACGCCGAACCACAGGTCGAGGTAGAGCCCGAGCAGCCCGCGGCGGCCCAGCAGGAGCAGCAGCCCGACGCCCCCGACGACCGGCGGGAGGACGAGCGGGACGGTGACGAGCGCGCGCAGCAGCGGCCGGCCGGGGACGTCGGAGCGGGCGAGCA encodes the following:
- a CDS encoding ABC transporter permease produces the protein MTVPVATGAGRASRSREPRRPGQRDQARRPRRARSADDRAAGGTGLPWPLGVLAGLGLLVLVLPLLALVVRAPWRRLPALVADPASTQALTLSVGTAAVSTLVCLLLGVPLAWVLARSDVPGRPLLRALVTVPLVLPPVVGGVGLLLLLGRRGLLGLYLDLWFGVRLPFTTAAVVLAQVFVSLPFLVVAVEGALRGADRRYEAVAATLGASRWRVLTHVTLPLVAPGVVAGAVLCFARALGEFGATVTFAGSFPGVTRTVPLSVYVLLETDPDAAVALSLVLLAVSVAVLVGLRDRWVGALR